The stretch of DNA caacgcgagaggccggcgaaggGTTGTTACCCCAAGAATATGGTtacaatttgttagttaggtacgcggacgcacccaatgcgaaatcggggagccgctaggatagttaacatcgaggacgcacctgatgcgaaaattagggaacctctgggaggttggagtcaaactcagacgcacccgatgcgaaaccgaggagccactaggaggatgaaacttcgtgaacgcacccaatgcgaaatcggggagtcactaggagagacacacggcgaacccgatatgaaaggaagatggataactcacagacgcacatgatgcgaaaccagggagctgctaggatacggaagaacccaatacaaaatcagggatccgctaggatggtatagttttcgtggacgcacccaatgcgaaaccggggagccactaggttggagaaatctttgttgaattgaatctaagattagtaagcctcgtaacttatatatatgtcggagatGTCGAAGGCCGAAGAATTTCTAATTACGCAGTTTTGTTTTTTGCCCATTATAAGAAATGGGAGAATTTACCCATGGGGTACCTTtggttttgttttgttttcctcGGCACGCGGCCGAGTATGGCTGGGCTCCTGAGAGGGGAGCACGGCGGGTAGATCGGTTTgccgacagagagagggagcgacGAAGGGACACTTTGTAATAGACAATCGAAGACGACACTGGTTCTTGCTGTTCATCTAATAAAACCTTGTGCGGCTGACGTTTGCTGGATGATAAGAGTGTGTAAATTATTGAGTATACTTCCCGATGGAGAAGACGAGTGACAGAACAAACGAAGGAGAAACTCCGTTATATCcgatatataatttaattgatacaatccgagcggtaagattgtatcatgtgggaacgttcaattattagattaggatatcaggcaataattaaaggttgtagattacgcgagttaacaaacaagacaaatatattctgaattaagataattacatgtgtagttgtttgtgtcgcgagtgaatgtaataagtgtacaattggagaaattgttacctatgatgcacggtgttgacgcactggcaatgcggggtcggagagcgattgttgaaagccaaatagaatatacacgaactaacggattctataaagttacgtttgattcgaaagggactttaacccgatctcactagaattgacgcgacgtgactgcacgagtattggaccgcgtctgaatctcgactgaaccgcttctcgactgaaccaaagaggatgaaaattaatgggtttatataccctaaaaaatgAGAGGGAAATGTGGCTGCtttattctacggtcgcatactcgtatttgtcgtttcgagtgagtttaaggtttgcagctggatctttgtttaaaggggtaatacgaagggttagccaggatgtttcctaccAGGGACTATCTTgataaaacattccagaagggaatgttttcaagatttccatattaggaaatcgtacggtgctgttactgaatcatgcttcgtgccagttgcgtccagccggagcacAAATATCTCTTTTATGAAACAAGGggtctgttgggacgcttttcgttctcagaaaagagattagaacttctaatcgaatgaacgtggagaaacgtctccatacgtaacaatacaATTTCTGTTTTCTACAATTGCctcaaaaaatttaattatgatCACAGAGGCTTGATTTTCTTGATTGAGTACGTTTTTCGTAGAGTTAGTTGTATACCTCCGGATCCCAATATATGGTTGTTCTCCAAAACTAAAAGCTTTAATGGTAAGCTCTAACATTTAAAGAATGATAAACAATctcaaataacaaaaaaaacaaatattctACGTCCAGATTTGCAAACCTGAGCGTCGCCAAACGAGTGTTAActatttaaattcaatttaaaattaattttttaataattctgttcCATTCAATTGATTTAAGATTGTAAATAATTGAGCTACACCTTCCCGAATAAATGCAACTTACATTTCCTCCAACATCTTAATGCTATTGTCTATCACAATCTGCCCGCTATAATTATCACCGATTATGAATGCCATGTATGCTACAACGAATTGCAGAGCCAGAATCACAGCATCAATTTCTTTCACTTCTGTAATACTGATATAAAGCTGCGGCATATGAAAAACAGTCtgattatgttttttttttcgatagaATGGTTAATATTTGTCGTGACTGATTCTcgagttttatttatttaatttttgtgatACTCACTCTGTATATATTTACACCGAACGACGAAACAGCCACTATCATCATAATCATAGACGGTATTATCATGTCGTCTACATATTTTTTACTATACCTTTATTTACGAATTCGTAATGATATGTTGATTATTGAAAGgtgcaaaataaataaagtatgcaattataataaaatatagacCGATAATATagcattttaataatatttgagTAAATAAGATACTGACTGAATAGCTCGACGATGTATATCCACAGCTGGTTGTATATCTATCTTCCTCAACATCGTTGAAGTTGCAACTTTGTCGATTGCGTTTCGCATTCGATAACTAGAGGAAGAAGAGATGTAATTTCTAACAAAGGTTTATTGTCCACTTTTTTAgtgtattatataataaatactgGAAAGACTGGAGTCAATATGTTAGACATATaacgagactgcggatttttaaataaaaattatttacatcgaTTGCAAGATACTGGAaccaaattgtaaatatttgtttcttcctctaataattttaataagttgatcataactagactgcgaaaatGCAGACTGGACTAGACTGCttgctttatgcaaaataaaaagtctcagcctgaattgcaacacacaagctaaatataaatttatatttctcaCTGATAATTCgaatgtagtgaaaataatatattaatactcgtaaagtcttttaatgttttcactgctttcaattgcacctactcatttttgtcataaatgcataaaatccggagtcgaATGATAACATTTCGATGTTCTTAAACTCTTTGGATTCTTtcactattttatatttcacctaaccatttttgttataaatgcatataatccacAGTCTACACGTAATATCGAAGTTATTATAACTTTGTTATAATAATGTTCATAAACATTAGAGCTGATTCCAGCTTATTGTAGTATGATTTTCACAAAATCGTTTTCGTAAtgtcaataattatgaaattaaaaattacagcGATAGGTGGTAAATTTGGGAAAATGATTTTACCTACAAACTTCTAACAATCCACTCAAATGAGTGCATAAAACAGTGATGGTTCCTTCCGAACAAATCATCGTTAACAAACCATGCATTGTTGAAATTATGATATGCCAGCAAGTGAGATTAGTCCGCAAATTTTTCTCGTCGTAAAAAAATCCCAAAAGATACAGAAATCGAATCTGAATGTCCGATTGCAAGAATGTGGATATTCCTAATGTTCCAATTACACACAATGATCCTGTACACGTCAGACCTAAAAT from Halictus rubicundus isolate RS-2024b chromosome 8, iyHalRubi1_principal, whole genome shotgun sequence encodes:
- the LOC143356646 gene encoding uncharacterized protein LOC143356646 isoform X1, producing MEVFQGNYKIYHSVMCLSGLWPYDNSILTMIHRIAFTLLLFGCMVTQVMTIKNIKMSLSETIGMISFGAQLLLYFIRYFTTILTFSTTKYVLDNMQNDFIMLKDPIEAEMLLKDSILAKRILLVYIGLTCTGSLCVIGTLGISTFLQSDIQIRFLYLLGFFYDEKNLRTNLTCWHIIISTMHGLLTMICSEGTITVLCTHLSGLLEVCSYRMRNAIDKVATSTMLRKIDIQPAVDIHRRAIQYSKKYVDDMIIPSMIMMIVAVSSFGVNIYRLYISITEVKEIDAVILALQFVVAYMAFIIGDNYSGQIVIDNSIKMLEEIYNSLWYRIPIKMQKTVLFTFMNAQSLVAFNLVGLFILCSEGLAKMISSSFSYFTLLCSVQ
- the LOC143356646 gene encoding uncharacterized protein LOC143356646 isoform X2 codes for the protein MEVFQGNYKIYHSVMCLSGLWPYDNSILTMIHRIAFTLLLFGCMVTQVMTIKNIKMSLSETIGMISFGAQLLLYFIRYFTTILTFSTTKYVLDNMQNDFIMLKDPIEAEMLLKDSILAKRILLVYIGLTCTGSLCVIGTLGISTFLQSDIQIRFLYLLGFFYDEKNLRTNLTCWHIIISTMHGLLTMICSEGTITVLCTHLSGLLEVCSYRMRNAIDKVATSTMLRKIDIQPAVDIHRRAIQYSKKYVDDMIIPSMIMMIVAVSSFGVNIYRLYISITEVKEIDAVILALQFVVAYMAFIIGDNYSGQIVIDNSIKMLEEI